AAATTTTTTGAGCAATCATCTGTAGGTATGAGCTTTGTTTTACTGGAGAGAAAATGGCAAAAGCTACACCATTGATTCATGGACATGAGGAGACGGAGAAATCTCATAGTCACCACCCACACTCCTCAAATGGTGAAAAAAGTGACCCTGATAACATCTTAATTGATGTATTTCGGTGGTCGCGGTGTAAAAAACCCCTCCCGCAGAAGGTCATGCATTCAGTTGGGATCCCACTGCCCCTTGAATACATTGAGGTACTTGCATAAAGAATTTTCCCaactagtagtagtagtagtttcCTCGCATATTTAGGAGTCAAATCAATAGTTAATTTTCTTTATAAACCTAGAGAAGGTATATTAGGAACCCTAAATCCTATactaattaggaatactaaacAAACTCAAACTACGAAAATATAAACCCTATAGAAttcctaaataataataatagaatttctagaaCTCTAAACTTCCTAATTCTATAATGAATATAATTCCTAAGTTGAGTCTTCTTTCAATATTGCATCACGTTCACTTATGATGTTTATGTCTGGATGAATACAATGTGCACTTTGCACATCTACCATTTATCTGATACTAGTTTGGGGCTGGTTCACCTAGTAGACTTTTCAAATTCATATTATATCAATTGTGCATTATAAGCACTGATTCTTGGAATTGCCTTTTTGGCATTTTGATCATGAGAAGGTTCATTGGATTGCCAtgtgctttaaaaaaaaaaaaaaaactattttctcATAATACTGCAATTATAGTATTGATGTCTGCTATAAGTGATCAATTAATTGGAGGAATATGTATTTACTTTGACAGCAATAACGGATCATGATTGTTACACAGAGACACATTCTTTATATGAATATGTTGCTAAGTGCTGGAGTTTGATGGTGGAAACTTAAATAGATAGTGGGTTGGGGGTGGGAGTAGGATCTGTTACCCGTTGTAAATATGATTTTGCACTGCCTTCTCAAAAAGTTCTTTTGAGACACTGGCATTGGAAATGATACCTTTCTACGAATTCATATCGTAGGGATTTAATTAGCTTACTTGCCATGTTTATTTTTTGAGCTGGTTTTATGAAgtagttgagatgatggaatagaaCAGGTCATATTACAAGCAATTAATCTCCTCCCTCAACTCACTGGTGCATTATCGTACTTGGACAGGTATTGGAGGAAAATCTTGACTGGGAGGACGTGCAATGGTCTCAAACTGGCGTTAGGATTGCTGGGAAGGAATACACCCTTGCAAGGGTGCATTTTCTGTCTCCAAATTAGCCGTATCTTGTTTCTTATGTATGTACAACTACTTGTACTGATTTGATGTATGGATAATAATTGGTTTTAAGTAACTTAATTCTAAGATATAAATTGACTGTTAATTTTATGTTCTTTTCAATTGTCTCAGTCATGCTACATCAATTTAAATCTTTGAGCTAAGAGGACTAGAAGACATGGAATTAGTATGCAATGCGACCAAGGTGGTGGGCGCATTGAAAATGGTAAAGGAAATAGAGCAGAATCTACATCAATTTAAATTGTTCTTGGACGCACAATGATTGTCATGTATTTCCCACTATCATTTATCAGTAAATTACCAAGCAAATAACATGGATTAGATTTAAGCAACTACCATTTGAAATTCTTTCCTAATTAATCACTTTTCTAAGAGTCGATTTTTCTTTTTGTCATTGATTTATATCTGTTGAACTGAACTATTTCGACACACTCAGAGCCCCAACAATAATCATCCATGTTGAAACCAAGACAGGCTAAACTACGCCACAAGAAGTCATCCCTTGAAATCGTTGCCCCCAGGCcgaaaatcaattagagcatggTTAAGCATGTATATCATCACTAAAGCAACTACGCTATTATCATATCATGGTTCAAATATGGATCGACTCCACAACATACTGTTGCCAAATGGGAAGTAAAATAAAAACCAATGATTGCTTGTCATACAAAGTCGGACAAAGGCTCTACAATCCTATAGAGTTGCATTTAATCAACTTCTCCCACAGCAACAATAAGCACAGATATTATGATAGGAATATGTTTACCACCTTCTAAGATTAATGCTCCAATCACCACTCATCCCATTTGTTTATGAAGTCATTCCACATTGCTGCTGCTATTGACTCTCGCAATGAGAAAGCAATTTGCCGCTGAATGGAAGAAGCCACCTGCATTTCAGGTTGATCATCAAAATCAGGCAGTTCTTGCACTGCTTCCCCATCAATACTAGCAAACAACCAATCATTTCTTTCCTCGCGTCGGATGTAATTATGTAAAACACATGCAGCAAGTACTATATCCCTTTGGATATGAAATCCATATTGAGGGGTTTGAGGATGGGAAATCGAGTTTTCAGCACACTGAAAGACCTCTGGATGACATTCCTAAGAGATGAATGTCGGTGATTGAATAGTTCCCCTGCATTTGTAGGCAACTGATTAGCACCTCTAAATTCATGAAGGTGATAACGAACTCCTAGATACGGAGCAATAAATCCTTCCATATTTGAGTAACCTGTGTCAACTAGATAATATTTTCCTGACACAGAAAAAGTAAGGAAATGAGATAGgtaataaatcattctaacaacTACGCGCAATCAAGGAATTCAATAAAATTCATAATCAAATATTCAAGAAGACAGGATTATGTTTCAGTTTTAATGTAGACTTTATTGAGGCAATTATAAAGTACTTTCTACTTTGTAGTTCTTCCAGAGTTTTACTTAAGTGTctacttaaataatattaattatagatCATTTATTTAAGTCACAAgaataattttgtaattaaagaTTATCTAGAAAGATCTAAATTCTATTGGAGTTATCATTTAGAGTGCTTATTGGTTAAAAATTACTTTAGGTAGTACTTTAGGTAAGAATTACTTTTTGGAGTCCAAATCCTCCAAGGTTTAGGATTACTTTTTGAGTCTATAAATACCTATATTTCAATGTTTGTAATGTTGTTTTGAAGTTTTGATCAATAAGAATTCTAGTAATTATTATTCAAGTTGTGTGATGTAATTCAACCCAAGGTGTGATGCCTATGACACCATGGGTGTGAAGCCTAAACCTTTTATTTTATCGTTCACAGCCCACAGATCTTCTCTTGTttaaatttgcttctcaattccATCCGttcacaaattcatgttcatTTTAGCATTCGCGAAACCTCAAATTTCAACATTAATTCTAAGACCTGCAGGCTGTCTAGAGATTATATAGAAGTCATTTCAGTGCACATGTATAAAAAAAGTTGTCCAACTCCATGGAGTGGAAGCAGCCTTCCATGCCATGGAAAAGGCCTCATCATGCTGACAAACATATGAACATACAGTCAATCATATTCATATTCACAAAGAAATGCATCAAACTACATAGATGAACAAATTGATAGTGCAACCTTCAGGTATATGTGGGAAATTCTGATCTGGATCATCAAGGACTGCTCTTAATACGCGTGAATCCACAGCAGAGCCCTCCCAACCTGGATAAATAAATATAAACTGCAAGTCAAATGTGCATGCTGCCAAAACATTTTGAGATAAAACACCTTTCCTATTACGAAATCGAGATTGGTCTTTAGCTGGTACATGTGCAGGGATATGCATTCCATCTATGACTCCAATACAATCCTGTTTGAAATGAAATAAAgcaacataatatatatatatatatatatatatatatatatatatatatatatatattgatgtgtgtATGTTGTGTGACCAAGACCAGGTTTCCAGGCTCAAACCTTAAAATATGGGTAAAACCGACTATTACAGAGAATTTCTGTCGGAGTTGTGATAGGTGGTGGTTGCAGGAATTCACGTGAAAGTGACTTAATTGCCTTCAACACATTATTGAAATGCCGGCTTATGGTTTCACCTGAATGTTGAAACCGCTCTTGGATTACTCTGTTACGCTCATTATGACCAATGATGTTTAAGAAAATTGCCAACTGTTCCTCTATCATAACACCAGCAGTATCACGTAACATGCCTCTCTGCCGAAGATTGTTAcataacttgtgaaaaacacgTTTATCCATCCGAAACATTTCCCGACATAAATCATCATGGCCTTCCAGCACTTCAGTCATGAAGCCACTTCCACTGGGTGAGGAACTGCAACGAGGCTGCCTGTTTATGCTGTTATAATAGTAGTAGCCTGCAGCTGCTGCTACTAATTCCATCTCATCCAGTTCTAAGTCAAAGTCATCCATGCTAGTTGAAGTATCTGtagaaattgaattaaaatgcaGAATATATGACGCAAATGCAAGCAGTTAAATTTGCACATATAAAATATCACTTGAATGCATTTCTATCACAAAAAGAAGTTAGCATCTCTATGGATGAAGGTGCCTGGGAGGGCAAAACCAAAAATGGAAAGTTACAATAATGTTATCATTTGAGATCATAGAACTGACGAAACAGCCACTGACTACAAAATGTATGAATTCCTCAAGGGTGCTATGACCATACAGACCATACCATAATATGAACTACACAACTAATACAGATCTCTTAATCCTTAACCTATTCATCTAGAGGAAGCACTGCACTTTCCTCACAACCATGGTAATCGCTTCTCATTTTTGAGAGAAATGTCTCCCTGGAATTGGGATTCTCAAATAAATCCAAGGCGAAAAAATAAATCCGTTGATCGACACCTTGCATCTCATCCAAGACTTTAATGCATTTGCTTATGGAAAAGCGGTCCTCATTCTTCATTATTACAGCAGCCCTCATTTTAGAAGCAGCTGCGATTTCAAGCATAGCATCACCAGTAGCCTTACGACTCCTCTTGCGACAACTAGATCTTGTGGGCATCGCCAACTGAAGCTTGTTGTGTCCATCTAACATGTTTTCATCATCTCCAGAGCCCGAAGAAGCATCCTCATCCATGTAAGTCATTGGTGCAGTAGGATCAACAGACATGATAACTGTTTTTAATTCTCAATGACAACTTTGTCTCCAACTGTCCTCATTCCAAGATACAAACTCAATGTGTGTAAGATAATTATGCAAGATCCTCGGAATgccgacaaaaaaaaaaaaaaactgtagtAACACTATCCTTTGCTTAATGTCATTTCTGCGCAATCAAAGATAACCCAAATTCTTTttaagtttttaatttcaatttctaagtgatgAATCATAGTTTTGTCCTTACGGGTCTCAGATTACGAAAATTAGACCCTGAATCCGTGGTGAAAAAGAAAAATCCTGCCCTCAAAGAAATAAAATTGCAGGATCAAAACACCCCCGCCCCCCGCACCTCTCTCTCCATTTTCTATTTTCTACTAAGCTACTTGGCAACCAAACAATGGGAGTAATGCCAAAACGAAAAAAGAAAACCGTAGAAATACCAGATTTTAATGGAGCAAATATGAGTTAAAAAATTGAGCAAAAAATCTAGAGATAAAAAGACAATTTTACTAACGAAAAACTCACCTTTCACAGGATTCTCGGGCATGTGAGATTCCTTCTTACTAAGTAGAATCTGTTTGGAATCTAGGGTTTTGGCGTGCAATTCAGGATTGAAGAAGGTTACGGGTGAAGTGGATCCTCGTGCGGCAGCTCAAGCTCCATCATTAGGTGTCCTTTGCAGTGGGGACTGCTGATTACTGCTGACCATGAAACTACTCATTCAAGTtagttagcttttttttttttttttttttttatttatttatttagcagTAGTTACTTCATTGTTGCAGCAACTATTAAGCACTAAAatggaaatttattttaaaataatttattattattttttattatcacTTCAAATAAGAAATATAGTGATAATAAATACGATttacatatataaaaaaaatttaaattaatatttcattatatatatatatatatatatatatgctactGAAAATTAATTTGGGGCATGTGATTTCACCTTTTTTTTTAGTTCAAAATATAAGGTAATATCTCAAAATTTCGTTAATAAATCaagattttcattttttttggaTCAAAGCTTGTCgtcattatattaaatatttaattaaaaattattttattgtcCCACTTTCTTTCTCGTTGTCTTCTTCTTTTACAATTGCAGAGAATATCGTGCAGTTGGAATATACTTCATAGTCCTCCCATCAATCATGCTACTGATTTTAAAGATAATTAAGCAAGGTTTCATCATCTTATTATACATTAATTAAGCCTAAGGATAAGCATATTTTGATACAAATTGAATTCAACcaaatcaaatttagtttacttaatttatttagtttaattttttattgtgaGTGATTTagtttaacttttaattttaaatatttttattttttaattcgattcaattttttaataaaaaaattattttaaattaaacgaattgatttttaaattcctCAAAGTATTGTCACTTTAAACATAGACATAAATAGATAACATATTAGAAACTTAACTCTACTTCCCATTCCAAATCACCCCACCCCCAACCCAGCTTTCTACCTTTCTCCTCTCTAAATCACGCATTTCTCTCCTGCTtgaacttcttcttcttcttcttattcgaCAGGCACTCGCAACACCATCACCACCGTCTTTAGTTCACTCGTCGGTCTTCATGCAAGAAGAGATGCTTCGTCTTCAATCTTCTTCACCACCATATCTCAAAATGGCAAAGTCGAGATGCTGTTTAAATATGAGATCTGAGTATTATTGCCTAGAAACTCTTCAAATAGCATTCTCGACTTCTTTGTTTTGGGCTTTAAACATCAAATCTGTTATATGTGCATTGATTGAATCTGTTACGACTTGGGTGTATTGGGATTTGCGATTTGGTTGTATTGAATTTGAGATTTAGGTATATACTATATATATTGTATGCGGATTGAATCTATTGTGATTTGCGATGATTTGTGTTTATATTTGTATTGAATCTATGTGAATTATAGAATGTGTTTGGGGATTTACAATTTGAGGCAACAAATTATGTATTTGTAATTTAGGGTCTATTTGGATTCTAGTGAGGGAGGGGTAAATAAAGATAACGAgggataattaattattttatcttatttgggAAGATGTGAGTTAATGGGAGGTAAGGGTAAGTAATTTTTACccctcaaatctcaattttttttacAATTCATTTCTACACCTCTTAATTTTATCTTTCCTTATCTCTCCTTATCTTTTCCTTACCTCTCCTTACTCATTCTCaaacatgagatttttttttattgtaactcTCCTTAtcctttccttctttatcctttctTACCCTTCCATTATTTACCCTTCCTTCACCTCATCCAAACAGACCCTTCGCGTAGCAAATTGGGGATTTGTgatttgaagaaaattttgaaaatttctgaTTTGGGAAATTTGAAAGTAAACTGACAATTTGAACTGAATCGAACTAAAATAGCTTGATTTGATTCGATTCCTCTCTTAAATTGATTTGATTCGATTCCTCTCTTAAATTGATTTGATTCAATTgcattttttatgtaaaatttttgtTTTGGATTTAAGTGGTTTAATTCAATTCGGTTTAAACTGAATGTTTAGCCCTAATTAAGCCATTAAATTTATCTTATTTCTTCAAATTACTGTAAGAACTCAGCTATGGAGGAACTATATATGCTAGTAAAAGGAATCAAATGTTGTGGAAATAGATTTGTCAAacagattgaaaaaaaaaatattaagactTGAGACATAAGAAACTTACCATAATATAAGTACAAACATATGGTAATCCATGTGAGGCAGAGAAATTGTCTAAAATCGTACATTTACATCTTTTTGCCTCATCAAACTATCTAACTCTTAATTTAATCATATATTCTGGTTTTAGTTTGtagcttttttttctttttttttttttatatcttttacaattgaattatttacaatatCTTCAGTGGCTACTCCATTATCAACCTTCTGCTCCTTTCTTACTACATTTCTTACTGAATCTTTCTCCATTTTTATATTCTCAAATTTTTTTCCTTAGAtaaataatttgaatttttttttttggttacgtTTCTATTCCATCAATGTCTGTTTCTTCTATATCCACCCTTCTGTGCACTTGGTTTCTTGCTGGTTGTATATTTATGGCTTTAGAGAAAGGTCAACCTTTAAGGTTCTCTATATTTCAATCTCCATAGAAGCTTACCCAGATGGCCAAACGCAAGAAGCTCATGACAAAATGCAGTAGCAACAATGCTGAGGTTGTCTTCTATTCACGGAACTTATTTTCATGTTTCCAAGTATCCGGCATATAAAATTTGGTGAGTTATTGTCTATCCTTCGAGCCATGGATTGTGTTCTACTATTCAAATAGGCTATCTTCATCTTTAAACAATGTTTTCTCACTCTTTGGATCAAAATCATCTACTCAAAGGCAAAGGGAGAAGAATGGTGTAGTCGGCAATTTTTCTCTCTCAGCAATtgtaaaagaagaagaagaagaaaaagagaagaagaagacgtGTAAAGAAAGGGGAaccataattataataaaaataatttttaattaaatatttaatgtgaTGTTAGTACGCAGTAGTAGTTCGTTACAGGAGCGAAACTTTAAATTACTGTTTTATCACAAAATGAGGTACTGTTTTATCACAAAATGAACACAAATCTTAAAATGAAAATGAGTAGAATTAcaagatattttttttttaatttttctaattaatttaaggtaataaaataaatgagtgtccctttgattaaaaaaaaaaaaattaattctcaAAGCTTTTAGATACAGGTATACTCTGAGAAACCATCAGTGAAACGGTGCGTTGCACCACAAAGAAAAGAGCAGCAAATAGATGAGCTAAACGGCACGTTAAAGTCATTAGTAAAATGGTGCGGAAGGAACAAAGCAAAGACTTGGCAGAAACTTCTCATTGGTTCT
This sequence is a window from Hevea brasiliensis isolate MT/VB/25A 57/8 chromosome 10, ASM3005281v1, whole genome shotgun sequence. Protein-coding genes within it:
- the LOC110668288 gene encoding uncharacterized protein LOC110668288 isoform X5 is translated as MPENPVKDTSTSMDDFDLELDEMELVAAAAGYYYYNSINRQPRCSSSPSGSGFMTEVLEGHDDLCREMFRMDKRVFHKLCNNLRQRGMLRDTAGVMIEEQLAIFLNIIGHNERNRVIQERFQHSGWEGSAVDSRVLRAVLDDPDQNFPHIPEGKYYLVDTGYSNMEGFIAPYLGVRYHLHEFRGANQLPTNAGELFNHRHSSLRNVIQRSFSVLKTRFPILKPLNMDFISKGI
- the LOC110668288 gene encoding uncharacterized protein LOC110668288 isoform X4 — translated: MPENPVKDTSTSMDDFDLELDEMELVAAAAGYYYYNSINRQPRCSSSPSGSGFMTEVLEGHDDLCREMFRMDKRVFHKLCNNLRQRGMLRDTAGVMIEEQLAIFLNIIGHNERNRVIQERFQHSGLYWSHRWNAYPCTCWEGSAVDSRVLRAVLDDPDQNFPHIPEGKYYLVDTGYSNMEGFIAPYLGVRYHLHEFRGANQLPTNAGELFNHRHSSLRNVIQRSFSVLKTRFPILKPLNMDFISKGI
- the LOC110668288 gene encoding uncharacterized protein LOC110668288 isoform X3 encodes the protein MPENPVKDTSTSMDDFDLELDEMELVAAAAGYYYYNSINRQPRCSSSPSGSGFMTEVLEGHDDLCREMFRMDKRVFHKLCNNLRQRGMLRDTAGVMIEEQLAIFLNIIGHNERNRVIQERFQHSGETISRHFNNVLKAIKSLSREFLQPPPITTPTEILCNSRFYPYFKDCIGVIDGMHIPAHVPAKDQSRFRNRKGWEGSAVDSRVLRAVLDDPDQNFPHIPEGKYYLVDTGYSNMEGFIAPYLGVRYHLHEFRGANQLPTNAGELFNHRHSSLRNVIQRSFSVLKTRFPILKPLNMDFISKGI
- the LOC110668288 gene encoding uncharacterized protein LOC110668288 isoform X2 → MDDFDLELDEMELVAAAAGYYYYNSINRQPRCSSSPSGSGFMTEVLEGHDDLCREMFRMDKRVFHKLCNNLRQRGMLRDTAGVMIEEQLAIFLNIIGHNERNRVIQERFQHSGETISRHFNNVLKAIKSLSREFLQPPPITTPTEILCNSRFYPYFKDCIGVIDGMHIPAHVPAKDQSRFRNRKGVLSQNVLAACTFDLQFIFIYPGWEGSAVDSRVLRAVLDDPDQNFPHIPEGKYYLVDTGYSNMEGFIAPYLGVRYHLHEFRGANQLPTNAGELFNHRHSSLRNVIQRSFSVLKTRFPILKPLNMDFISKGI
- the LOC110668288 gene encoding uncharacterized protein LOC110668288 isoform X1, which codes for MPENPVKDTSTSMDDFDLELDEMELVAAAAGYYYYNSINRQPRCSSSPSGSGFMTEVLEGHDDLCREMFRMDKRVFHKLCNNLRQRGMLRDTAGVMIEEQLAIFLNIIGHNERNRVIQERFQHSGETISRHFNNVLKAIKSLSREFLQPPPITTPTEILCNSRFYPYFKDCIGVIDGMHIPAHVPAKDQSRFRNRKGVLSQNVLAACTFDLQFIFIYPGWEGSAVDSRVLRAVLDDPDQNFPHIPEGKYYLVDTGYSNMEGFIAPYLGVRYHLHEFRGANQLPTNAGELFNHRHSSLRNVIQRSFSVLKTRFPILKPLNMDFISKGI